Proteins from a single region of Desulfobacter postgatei 2ac9:
- a CDS encoding CBS domain-containing protein gives MPPKKQEISPKTVITSHVNSDFDAIGAMLAAQKLYPESVIIFPGSQEKNLRDFFVHSMGYLFNMADPATIDLSNTQRLVIVDTRQKSRLSGVEQLLEKPNLIIDIYDHHPSFPDEIKGTYDLSKPYGATTTIMCELLREKKISISSDEATVMALGIYEDTGNFTYASTTRADFEQAGFLISCGACLSTISSLVVKEMKTEQVTWLNELINEMTTIAVNGIQIHLSAIAASHYIPDLASIVQKIVRMENIDCFFALVLMGSKVHIIARNRLHELDVGKILGSLGGGGHFYAASAKVENQTLPQVEMRLMELIEQQIRRVRVAKKLMSSPAITITADQSCLEARQQMIRYNVNTLLVLDSQSSEYLGYITRHVAEKIVHHNLGDQPVVDYFEPDGQSVGLSCDLAEIEQKIIDLKQRVVPVIENRVIVGVITRTDLLNFLVEHNREVVLSEKRDIAGLKPRTRYVGNRLKNHLNQRVRTLLSDIGNAGDSLGVEVFVVGGFVRDLMLERPIEDVDVVVEGDGITFARYFASMHHCRLHQHLKFNTAVIIFEDGFKVDVASARLEYYATPAALPVVENSSIKMDLARRDFTINTLAISLNTETFGTLIDYFGGGRDIKDKIIRIIHNLSFIEDPTRIFRAIKFSNRFGFRIGKVTANLIANALSVGAVKHLSGLRVLSELKQIFGEDNPLPALETMADYGLDKVIHHELKLTDATCALFESVGKTLAWHDLLYSDDVYPRWAVYFMAWLHGYTVKVSTQIADRLMFPLKERELLLEQRIKAEQSIRLIEKSYPVSNQQMYWWLIYFKTESLLFMLALTKNESVRKGISHFYTHQRKIQPLIGGKEIKSVGIKPGPVYSRILNKIIDEKLDGKLNTMEQEIEFARHYAIENNLI, from the coding sequence GTGCCCCCCAAAAAACAGGAAATTTCCCCCAAAACGGTCATAACCAGCCATGTGAATTCTGATTTTGATGCCATTGGCGCCATGCTTGCCGCACAAAAGCTGTACCCTGAAAGTGTAATTATTTTTCCCGGCTCCCAGGAGAAAAATCTCAGGGACTTTTTCGTTCATTCCATGGGATATCTGTTCAATATGGCAGACCCTGCTACGATTGACCTCTCCAACACCCAGCGACTTGTTATCGTCGATACCCGGCAAAAAAGCCGCTTGTCCGGCGTTGAACAGCTCCTGGAAAAACCCAATCTTATCATTGACATTTACGATCATCATCCCTCTTTTCCTGATGAAATCAAAGGGACTTATGACCTGTCAAAGCCATATGGGGCCACCACCACCATCATGTGTGAACTGCTTCGTGAAAAAAAAATCAGTATCAGCAGTGATGAGGCCACGGTGATGGCACTTGGCATTTACGAGGATACCGGCAACTTTACCTATGCCTCTACAACCCGGGCGGATTTCGAACAGGCAGGCTTCCTGATCTCCTGCGGCGCATGCCTATCAACCATTTCGAGCCTTGTGGTCAAGGAGATGAAGACAGAACAGGTCACCTGGCTTAACGAATTGATCAATGAAATGACAACCATTGCCGTCAACGGCATCCAGATCCATCTATCCGCCATTGCAGCATCCCATTACATTCCTGATCTTGCTTCCATTGTTCAAAAAATTGTCAGAATGGAAAATATAGACTGTTTTTTTGCACTGGTGCTGATGGGATCCAAGGTGCATATCATTGCCCGAAACCGTCTACATGAGCTGGATGTGGGTAAAATACTGGGCTCCCTTGGCGGGGGAGGCCATTTTTATGCGGCATCCGCCAAGGTGGAAAACCAGACCCTTCCCCAGGTTGAAATGCGTTTGATGGAACTTATCGAACAGCAGATCAGACGTGTGCGTGTGGCAAAAAAATTAATGTCCAGTCCGGCCATCACCATCACCGCTGATCAATCGTGCCTGGAAGCAAGGCAGCAAATGATTCGATACAATGTCAACACCCTGCTTGTCCTTGATTCACAATCATCTGAATACTTAGGGTATATTACCCGCCATGTGGCCGAAAAAATCGTACATCATAACCTTGGGGATCAGCCTGTTGTCGACTATTTTGAACCTGATGGCCAAAGCGTCGGTCTCTCCTGCGATCTGGCTGAAATTGAACAAAAAATTATTGATTTAAAACAGCGGGTCGTTCCGGTAATCGAAAATCGGGTCATTGTCGGCGTTATCACACGCACCGACCTTTTAAATTTTCTGGTGGAGCATAACCGGGAGGTTGTCCTGAGTGAGAAACGAGATATTGCGGGCCTGAAACCCCGGACAAGATACGTGGGAAATCGTCTAAAAAACCATTTGAACCAGCGTGTACGCACCCTGCTGTCCGACATTGGCAATGCCGGAGACTCCCTGGGTGTAGAAGTCTTTGTGGTGGGAGGATTTGTCCGGGACCTGATGCTGGAAAGGCCCATTGAAGATGTGGATGTGGTGGTGGAGGGAGACGGCATCACTTTTGCCCGTTATTTTGCTTCAATGCATCATTGCAGACTGCACCAGCACCTTAAATTCAATACCGCCGTTATCATTTTTGAGGACGGGTTTAAGGTTGACGTGGCCTCTGCCCGGCTTGAATATTATGCAACACCCGCAGCACTGCCCGTAGTGGAGAACTCCTCTATTAAGATGGACCTTGCCAGAAGAGATTTTACCATCAATACCCTTGCCATTTCCCTGAACACGGAGACTTTTGGGACGCTGATTGACTATTTTGGAGGGGGCAGGGATATTAAAGATAAAATCATCCGGATTATCCATAATCTGAGCTTTATTGAAGACCCCACCCGGATTTTCAGGGCAATCAAATTCTCCAACAGGTTTGGATTCAGGATCGGAAAAGTTACCGCCAACCTTATCGCAAACGCCTTAAGTGTCGGTGCCGTCAAACATTTAAGCGGACTGCGGGTGCTTTCGGAACTCAAACAAATTTTCGGAGAAGACAATCCTTTGCCTGCATTGGAAACCATGGCGGATTACGGACTGGACAAGGTGATTCATCATGAGTTGAAATTAACCGATGCCACCTGCGCCTTATTTGAATCCGTGGGTAAAACCCTGGCATGGCATGATCTTTTGTATTCAGATGATGTCTATCCAAGGTGGGCGGTTTACTTCATGGCATGGCTTCACGGGTACACCGTCAAGGTAAGCACCCAGATCGCGGACAGGCTTATGTTCCCCTTAAAGGAAAGAGAGCTGCTTCTTGAGCAACGCATCAAGGCAGAACAAAGTATCCGGCTTATTGAGAAAAGCTATCCGGTCTCAAATCAGCAAATGTACTGGTGGCTGATCTATTTTAAAACCGAAAGCCTTTTGTTCATGCTGGCATTAACTAAGAATGAATCGGTGCGCAAAGGCATTTCCCATTTTTATACACACCAGCGAAAGATTCAACCGTTGATCGGGGGAAAAGAGATTAAATCCGTCGGTATAAAGCCGGGGCCG
- a CDS encoding two-component system sensor histidine kinase NtrB, whose amino-acid sequence MDSPDFLFRRSRELFVQSKWIVLARAVFALVLVFSTLFFSDTELSGQRAPSFLSLYKISGTILGLSLVYFVWLYQEKYLYALAYTQIIIDTFIVTAIVFVTGGYHSIFTFLYLLVIIYAAMLLLARGSFLVALASSIQYGFLIELEYHKIIAPLSENQPLALVVDQHHILYRVVIIISACFATAALSGILSLQLKTARKDLKIAQEHLKRVEKMAAVDELVSGIAHEIKNPLASLSGSIQMLRHQMAPTGENDKLMQIILRETDRLRQIVTDIRLISKPGRTNAELIDLSKAIDDVKILFDNTPAWHTRINIVTRIERDLYVYMDRVHLQQILWNLIKNAAESIEGKGKITISLYSPKHKRIYLTIQDTGLGIDKKNAPHIFDPFFTTKSDGTGLGLSIIHRIVDAYDGMIDFESIPGKGTVFTLIFQNPHSYSSMS is encoded by the coding sequence TTGGATAGCCCTGATTTTTTATTCCGGAGGAGCCGGGAACTGTTCGTTCAGAGCAAGTGGATTGTGCTGGCCAGGGCCGTATTCGCACTGGTGCTGGTGTTTTCCACCCTTTTTTTTTCAGATACCGAACTGTCCGGTCAAAGGGCCCCATCTTTTTTGTCCCTTTACAAAATTTCCGGTACCATCCTTGGCCTGTCTTTGGTTTATTTTGTCTGGCTTTATCAAGAAAAATACCTGTATGCCCTTGCCTATACCCAGATAATTATAGATACGTTTATCGTCACGGCCATTGTTTTTGTTACCGGCGGCTATCATAGTATTTTTACTTTTTTATATCTATTGGTCATCATCTATGCCGCCATGCTGTTGCTTGCACGGGGTAGTTTTTTAGTGGCTTTGGCATCAAGTATTCAATATGGTTTTCTCATTGAGCTTGAGTATCATAAGATTATTGCCCCGTTGTCGGAAAATCAGCCCCTTGCCCTGGTGGTGGACCAGCATCATATCCTGTATCGGGTTGTGATTATTATTTCAGCCTGTTTTGCCACGGCAGCGTTAAGCGGCATTCTTTCTCTGCAGCTTAAAACAGCCAGAAAAGATCTTAAAATCGCCCAGGAACATTTAAAACGTGTGGAAAAAATGGCGGCTGTGGATGAGCTCGTGTCAGGCATTGCCCATGAGATTAAAAACCCTTTGGCGTCTTTGTCAGGCTCTATACAGATGCTAAGGCATCAAATGGCACCAACAGGGGAAAATGATAAACTGATGCAGATTATTTTAAGGGAGACAGATCGCCTCAGACAGATTGTGACCGATATTCGACTGATTTCAAAACCCGGCCGGACCAATGCAGAATTGATTGATCTTTCCAAGGCAATTGATGATGTAAAAATTTTGTTTGACAATACACCGGCCTGGCATACCAGAATCAATATTGTCACCAGGATTGAAAGGGATCTGTATGTGTATATGGATAGGGTACATCTGCAGCAGATTTTATGGAATCTGATTAAAAACGCAGCTGAATCCATTGAAGGGAAAGGAAAAATTACAATCTCCTTGTATTCGCCTAAACACAAACGCATTTATTTGACCATTCAGGATACAGGCCTGGGCATTGACAAAAAAAATGCCCCCCATATTTTTGATCCGTTTTTCACCACTAAAAGTGATGGCACAGGACTTGGGCTTTCAATTATTCACAGGATTGTGGACGCCTATGACGGCATGATTGATTTTGAATCCATTCCCGGGAAAGGTACTGTTTTTACACTTATTTTTCAAAATCCCCACTCCTACTCAAGCATGTCGTAA
- a CDS encoding type II secretion system F family protein has translation MAIIYEWKGKNPKGRRVKGEMEAETPEQVRTSLERRKITPTRVRKKPKDIFENISFLAPKVKESDVIIFARQFSTMIDAGLPLLQCLDILYSQQENPTFKKQLKHIKESVESGETFADALKKYPKTFNELFINMISAGEAGGILDVILQRLSAYAEKMAKLKKQVKGAMTYPGITLAVAVIVVGVILVFVIPVFEKMFADMGSALPVPTQMVVTLSNFVVGHIIWIILGVIGAVFLFRQTYKSKKGRIFLDDLFLRLPVIGILIRKVAVAKFTRTTATMISSGVSILEALDIVGKTAGNKIIEFAISDVKVGISEGRSMADPLLESGVFPSMVCSMIAVGESTGALDVMMTKIADFYDDEVDQAVKNLTDMIEPFMLVFLGVVVGGLVIAMYLPIFSMAAAVG, from the coding sequence ATGGCAATTATTTACGAGTGGAAGGGAAAGAACCCCAAAGGCAGAAGGGTCAAAGGGGAGATGGAAGCTGAAACGCCGGAACAGGTCCGCACGAGCTTGGAACGTCGCAAAATAACCCCGACAAGAGTCCGGAAAAAGCCAAAAGATATATTTGAAAACATCTCCTTTCTTGCGCCCAAGGTAAAAGAGAGTGACGTCATCATTTTCGCACGACAGTTTTCAACCATGATTGATGCGGGCCTGCCCCTTCTGCAATGCCTGGATATTTTGTATTCCCAGCAGGAAAATCCCACATTTAAAAAGCAGCTTAAGCATATTAAAGAGTCTGTTGAATCTGGAGAAACCTTTGCCGACGCACTGAAAAAGTATCCGAAAACCTTTAATGAGCTTTTTATCAACATGATCTCCGCCGGGGAGGCCGGCGGTATTCTTGATGTCATTTTACAGCGTTTATCAGCCTATGCTGAAAAAATGGCAAAACTCAAAAAGCAGGTCAAGGGGGCCATGACTTATCCGGGCATTACGTTGGCTGTGGCAGTTATCGTGGTCGGTGTGATCCTCGTCTTTGTTATACCGGTATTTGAAAAAATGTTTGCCGACATGGGCTCGGCGCTTCCCGTTCCTACCCAGATGGTTGTGACGTTAAGCAATTTTGTGGTGGGGCATATAATATGGATCATCCTGGGAGTGATTGGTGCAGTTTTTCTCTTCAGACAAACGTATAAATCAAAAAAGGGTCGAATTTTTCTCGATGACCTGTTTTTACGTCTGCCGGTCATCGGGATTTTGATCCGAAAGGTAGCCGTGGCAAAATTTACCCGCACCACCGCCACCATGATTTCATCCGGGGTATCCATTCTTGAAGCCCTGGACATTGTAGGCAAAACCGCCGGCAATAAAATTATTGAATTTGCCATATCTGATGTCAAGGTCGGCATTTCCGAAGGCCGATCCATGGCAGATCCCTTACTGGAGAGCGGGGTGTTTCCATCCATGGTCTGCTCAATGATCGCAGTGGGTGAATCGACCGGAGCCCTGGATGTAATGATGACCAAAATAGCAGATTTTTATGATGATGAAGTGGATCAGGCCGTAAAAAATCTGACGGACATGATTGAGCCTTTCATGCTTGTCTTTTTAGGTGTCGTGGTCGGAGGTCTTGTTATTGCTATGTACCTGCCCATTTTTTCAATGGCCGCCGCAGTTGGATAG
- a CDS encoding 4Fe-4S dicluster domain-containing protein produces MLYTWSFFIALAVFLIGIIYRIIGYFRLNIGPDRAEFTTADRIKAFLSSLFGILVSPVQMFNLFKTVILNVVFQVPLMRQDPLKWFMHICIYWGFFGLLFFHALEGYVSEVIFSGYQSTLTPFLALRNMAGVMVMAGVGIAVYRRKTNFRLKQISKHHDYLAIVLLAVIMISGFGLEAAKIISSGVFYDMVDEYGAMDYDEELPALKAVWQEEFNVHFPGETIPVTPELMEEGWLVNEDNCAACHSNPKWAFVSYPVSIAMTPVAGFFNRNRLDLLLLNIHFLSCFLGLAYLPFSKFRHILTTPISLIISGVAGQQIKRDENKATRRVFDLSACIECGTCTSHCAVGPLFEIFNNQWVFPSERVIRIRESAWGRPMDPESRDAFFQGSFLCTMCNKCSQVCTAGMNLQDIWKETREQLAEEFLPDPVIRIRELCEKHQSEKAGVKTPVVLKPGKNPVVESLKKSFQAATFSNCYTCLTCTNSCPVVAVAGETREFGSAPHQVIHALVLGQTELTKDASIVWSCLTCYKCQENCPQGVRITDIFYQLKNIVHHQEFGI; encoded by the coding sequence ATGCTGTATACTTGGAGTTTTTTTATTGCGTTGGCAGTATTCCTCATCGGAATCATTTACAGAATCATTGGATATTTTCGGTTAAATATCGGACCGGACCGGGCCGAATTCACTACGGCAGACCGAATAAAAGCTTTTTTGTCGAGCCTGTTCGGTATCCTGGTTTCACCTGTTCAAATGTTTAATCTTTTCAAGACAGTCATTCTGAATGTAGTGTTTCAAGTGCCGCTAATGCGTCAGGATCCCCTGAAGTGGTTTATGCACATCTGTATCTACTGGGGATTTTTTGGGTTATTGTTTTTCCATGCCCTTGAAGGCTATGTCAGTGAAGTGATTTTCTCAGGTTACCAATCCACCCTGACCCCGTTCCTGGCGCTTCGGAATATGGCCGGTGTAATGGTGATGGCGGGAGTGGGCATTGCCGTATATCGCAGGAAAACCAATTTTCGATTAAAACAAATCAGCAAGCACCATGATTACCTGGCAATCGTCCTGCTTGCAGTCATCATGATATCCGGTTTTGGCCTGGAAGCTGCCAAGATCATCTCTTCCGGTGTGTTTTACGACATGGTGGATGAATATGGCGCCATGGATTACGATGAAGAACTCCCGGCGCTTAAGGCCGTCTGGCAGGAAGAATTTAATGTCCATTTCCCCGGGGAGACCATCCCGGTCACCCCGGAACTTATGGAAGAAGGATGGTTGGTCAATGAAGACAATTGTGCAGCCTGCCATTCCAACCCAAAGTGGGCCTTTGTATCCTATCCTGTTTCCATTGCCATGACGCCTGTTGCCGGTTTTTTCAACAGGAACCGCCTGGATTTACTATTACTGAATATCCACTTTTTAAGCTGTTTTCTCGGCTTGGCCTACCTGCCTTTCAGTAAATTCCGGCATATTCTGACAACTCCGATAAGCCTTATTATTTCAGGCGTTGCAGGACAACAAATAAAACGCGATGAAAACAAAGCCACCCGCCGGGTTTTTGATCTTTCCGCCTGCATCGAGTGCGGCACCTGCACCAGCCATTGTGCCGTGGGACCTTTATTTGAAATCTTTAATAACCAATGGGTGTTTCCCTCGGAACGTGTAATCCGCATCCGGGAGTCGGCATGGGGACGGCCGATGGATCCTGAATCAAGGGATGCCTTTTTCCAGGGCAGTTTTCTTTGCACCATGTGCAACAAATGTTCCCAGGTCTGCACTGCCGGAATGAACCTGCAGGATATCTGGAAGGAAACCAGAGAGCAATTGGCGGAGGAGTTTCTTCCGGATCCCGTTATCCGGATAAGGGAACTTTGCGAAAAACATCAGTCTGAAAAAGCCGGAGTGAAAACCCCTGTGGTGCTCAAACCCGGGAAAAACCCTGTGGTTGAATCCTTGAAAAAATCCTTCCAGGCGGCTACGTTTTCAAACTGTTACACTTGCCTGACATGTACCAATTCATGCCCGGTAGTCGCTGTTGCAGGCGAAACCCGGGAGTTCGGATCAGCACCCCACCAGGTCATCCATGCCCTTGTTCTGGGGCAAACCGAACTGACAAAGGATGCCTCCATTGTCTGGAGCTGCCTGACCTGTTATAAATGCCAGGAAAATTGTCCTCAGGGGGTCAGAATTACGGATATTTTTTACCAACTTAAAAACATAGTACACCACCAGGAATTTGGAATATGA